One segment of Marinobacter sediminum DNA contains the following:
- a CDS encoding LIC_13387 family protein encodes MAQALIIIGASIFGILGATHLLYTFFTDKFNAYDSSVTEAMKGASPILTKETSIWNAWVGFNASHSFGAILVACFYIPLSVSDFNVIQQSVWFSYLPVIIGLSYLILAKRYWFKIPLIGVSISTVCFVLAAALINT; translated from the coding sequence ATGGCGCAAGCATTAATAATTATAGGAGCCTCAATATTTGGGATTCTCGGAGCAACTCATTTGCTATATACCTTTTTCACCGATAAGTTTAATGCGTACGACTCGTCAGTAACAGAGGCCATGAAAGGAGCATCACCAATTCTTACAAAAGAAACATCGATTTGGAATGCATGGGTTGGTTTTAATGCAAGTCATAGTTTTGGGGCAATTCTTGTAGCTTGTTTTTATATACCTCTTTCTGTATCTGATTTTAATGTAATTCAACAATCTGTTTGGTTCTCATATTTACCTGTTATTATTGGCCTGTCATATTTGATTTTAGCTAAAAGATATTGGTTCAAAATACCGCTAATTGGTGTTTCAATTTCAACTGTATGTTTCGTATTGGCAGCAGCATTAATCAACACATAA